One region of Paraburkholderia phymatum STM815 genomic DNA includes:
- a CDS encoding aldehyde dehydrogenase — MTTYQQWQQKAQALSLDGRAFIAGERANAASNETFATLNPSTGKVLADIAKCDTKDIDRAVAAAREAFESGVWSKAAPAQRKAVLLRLAQLIEDNTEELALLEALEAGKPISECLGLDIPESAACIRWHAEVTDKRYDALSPSGAGVVSMITREPIGVVGAVLPWNFPALMLAWKIGPALSVGNSVIVKPAEQTSLSTLRIADLALQAGVPAGVFSVVTGFGESAGQALGRHADVDLVAFTGSTETGKRFLRYSADTNLKRVVLECGGKNPQVVLPDVANLDAVAEQAVAAAFWNMGENCSAGSRILVPSSLKASLLEKVQAVLEGWKTGDPLDPDVKLGSLIEQKHFDKVLGHIEQAKAEGARVVCGGKAARTDSGGWFVEPTIFDNVTPDMSIARDEVFGPVVCFIEYADIDDAVRIANDTCYGLAASLWTDNVNHAHKVAARIRAGTVTVNCFGEGDLSTPFGGFKQSGFGGRDKSVYAHDQYCELKTTWLKLD; from the coding sequence ATGACAACGTACCAGCAATGGCAGCAGAAAGCGCAAGCCTTGTCGCTCGATGGCCGGGCGTTTATCGCGGGAGAGCGCGCGAATGCGGCGTCGAATGAGACCTTCGCGACGCTCAACCCTTCGACGGGAAAAGTACTCGCCGATATCGCGAAGTGCGATACGAAGGATATCGACCGCGCGGTCGCGGCCGCACGCGAGGCTTTCGAATCCGGCGTGTGGTCGAAGGCCGCGCCCGCGCAGCGCAAGGCGGTACTGCTGCGGCTCGCGCAACTGATCGAAGACAACACGGAAGAACTGGCGCTGCTCGAAGCGCTCGAAGCGGGCAAGCCGATCAGCGAATGTCTCGGGCTGGACATTCCCGAATCGGCGGCGTGCATCCGCTGGCATGCGGAAGTCACCGACAAGCGTTATGACGCGCTGTCGCCGTCGGGCGCGGGCGTCGTCAGCATGATTACGCGCGAGCCGATCGGCGTAGTGGGCGCGGTGCTGCCGTGGAATTTTCCGGCGCTGATGCTCGCATGGAAAATCGGCCCGGCGCTGTCGGTCGGCAATAGCGTGATCGTGAAGCCTGCCGAGCAGACTTCGCTGTCGACGCTGCGCATCGCCGACCTCGCGCTGCAAGCGGGCGTGCCGGCAGGCGTGTTCAGCGTGGTGACGGGTTTCGGCGAAAGCGCGGGCCAGGCGTTGGGCCGTCATGCCGATGTCGATCTCGTCGCCTTCACGGGTTCGACGGAAACGGGCAAGCGCTTCCTGCGCTATTCGGCGGATACGAACCTGAAGCGCGTGGTGCTCGAATGCGGCGGCAAGAATCCGCAAGTCGTGCTGCCCGATGTCGCGAATCTCGATGCCGTTGCCGAGCAGGCTGTCGCCGCTGCGTTCTGGAACATGGGCGAGAACTGCAGCGCGGGCTCGCGTATCCTGGTGCCGTCGTCGCTGAAGGCGAGCCTGCTGGAAAAAGTGCAGGCAGTGCTCGAAGGCTGGAAGACGGGCGATCCGCTCGACCCCGACGTCAAGCTCGGCTCGCTGATCGAGCAGAAGCATTTCGACAAGGTGCTCGGCCACATCGAACAGGCGAAGGCGGAAGGCGCGCGCGTGGTGTGCGGCGGCAAGGCGGCGCGCACGGATAGCGGCGGCTGGTTCGTCGAGCCGACCATCTTCGACAACGTGACGCCGGACATGAGCATCGCGCGCGACGAAGTGTTCGGCCCGGTGGTCTGTTTCATCGAATATGCGGATATCGACGACGCGGTGCGGATCGCCAACGACACCTGCTACGGTCTCGCCGCATCGCTGTGGACCGACAACGTGAACCACGCGCACAAGGTGGCGGCGCGGATTCGCGCGGGCACCGTGACGGTCAACTGCTTCGGCGAGGGCGATCTGTCCACGCCGTTCGGCGGGTTCAAGCAATCGGGCTTCGGCGGGCGCGACAAATCCGTCTATGCGCACGACCAGTATTGTGAACTGAAGACCACCTGGCTCAAGCTGGACTGA
- a CDS encoding LysR substrate-binding domain-containing protein: MQKKQMFADRLLAQMPSLRALRCFVTAARYESFTQAAEVLCVTQAAISRQIKELEDSLEVALFERTGRHIALTDAGRILYNASYLSIMNIAEAAEAVRRTDRHALTICVSHTFSALWLSFRLPSFRKRFPDIRLHVMVTEHFMELDDLMQPDVIITKNPPREPEYEIEPLFHDVVYPVCSTSFHERHFHARSMKPLDLLSHPTLNLSLLGRAQVCEHVDWRVWRNWFQQGDGSDRLVENEHLESNDYRLLVAQAEAGEGTLLGWHHLVHRQVEQGRLVRPVQDALEFNDRYHYLITHKNAKLRPEYLQFREWLGEEVGAMMGEWRGVENEAEK; this comes from the coding sequence ATGCAAAAGAAACAGATGTTCGCCGACCGCCTGCTCGCACAGATGCCCTCGCTGCGCGCGCTGCGCTGCTTCGTCACGGCGGCGCGGTACGAAAGCTTCACGCAGGCCGCGGAAGTGCTGTGCGTCACGCAGGCTGCCATCAGCCGGCAGATCAAGGAACTGGAAGACTCGCTGGAAGTGGCGCTGTTCGAGCGCACAGGCCGGCATATTGCGCTCACGGACGCCGGACGCATTCTGTACAACGCGTCGTATCTGTCTATCATGAATATCGCCGAAGCGGCGGAAGCCGTGCGCCGCACCGACCGTCATGCACTGACAATCTGCGTGTCGCATACGTTCTCGGCTCTGTGGCTGTCGTTCCGGCTGCCGTCGTTCCGCAAGCGTTTTCCGGATATCCGTTTGCACGTGATGGTGACCGAGCATTTCATGGAACTGGACGACCTGATGCAGCCCGACGTCATCATCACGAAGAATCCGCCGCGCGAGCCGGAATACGAAATCGAGCCGCTCTTTCATGATGTCGTGTATCCCGTGTGCAGCACGTCGTTTCATGAGCGGCACTTTCACGCCCGGTCGATGAAGCCGCTCGATCTGCTGTCGCATCCGACCTTGAATCTGTCGCTGCTGGGGCGCGCGCAGGTTTGCGAGCATGTCGACTGGCGCGTGTGGCGCAACTGGTTCCAGCAGGGCGACGGTTCGGACCGGCTGGTCGAGAACGAGCATCTGGAGAGCAACGACTATCGGCTGCTCGTCGCGCAGGCGGAAGCGGGCGAAGGCACGCTGCTCGGCTGGCATCATCTCGTGCATCGTCAGGTCGAGCAGGGGCGCCTCGTGCGGCCCGTGCAGGATGCGCTCGAATTCAACGACCGCTACCACTATCTGATCACGCACAAGAACGCGAAGCTGCGGCCCGAGTATCTGCAGTTCCGCGAATGGCTCGGCGAAGAAGTGGGCGCGATGATGGGCGAGTGGCGCGGCGTCGAAAACGAGGCGGAAAAATAG
- a CDS encoding hybrid-cluster NAD(P)-dependent oxidoreductase, which translates to MNAIERTAAAMLDAPDRFADTAFWERGGVPWPSNERQTLTCCRVIDETCDVKSFEFRTGEGLPVCFEPGQFLTVSANVKGQAVERCYTISSPPTRPWLLSITVKRVPGGMMSNWLHDNMKPGNPLLAYGPSGAFTPTGSRAAKSLYLSAGSGVTPLMSMTRASVDLGLDRDIAFVHSARTPADIIFRDEMKRLARLSPRLRLFFICEGVGDAAAWTGETGETGRLSLPLLARWIPDFAEREVYTCGPAGYMSAVRALLREGGHDPARYHQESFDIGADAGAVQPAAQATDAVSQQTYTVRLSRSGRAFTMNATETVLAAAKKAGVAVPSSCSQGVCGTCKTKLLEGSVDMQHNGGIRDREVVKGLRLLCCSRPTSDLVLEL; encoded by the coding sequence ATGAATGCCATCGAACGGACAGCCGCCGCGATGCTGGATGCACCGGACCGGTTCGCGGATACCGCCTTCTGGGAGCGCGGCGGCGTGCCGTGGCCGAGCAACGAGCGGCAGACGTTGACCTGCTGCCGTGTCATCGACGAAACGTGTGATGTGAAGAGCTTCGAGTTTCGCACCGGCGAAGGCCTGCCCGTGTGCTTCGAGCCGGGGCAGTTTTTGACGGTATCGGCGAACGTGAAAGGGCAGGCGGTCGAGCGCTGCTACACGATCTCGTCGCCGCCGACGCGCCCCTGGCTGCTGTCGATCACGGTCAAGCGCGTGCCGGGCGGCATGATGTCGAACTGGCTCCACGACAACATGAAGCCGGGAAACCCGCTGCTCGCCTATGGACCTTCCGGCGCTTTCACGCCGACGGGTTCGCGCGCGGCGAAGTCGCTGTATCTGTCGGCGGGGTCTGGCGTGACGCCGCTGATGTCGATGACGCGTGCAAGCGTCGATCTCGGTCTCGATCGCGATATCGCGTTCGTGCACAGCGCGAGAACGCCCGCCGATATTATCTTTCGCGATGAAATGAAGCGGCTCGCGCGGCTGTCCCCGCGTCTTCGCCTGTTCTTCATTTGCGAAGGCGTTGGCGACGCGGCCGCGTGGACGGGCGAGACGGGCGAGACGGGCCGGCTCAGTCTGCCGCTACTGGCGAGATGGATTCCCGACTTCGCCGAGCGCGAGGTTTACACCTGTGGGCCTGCGGGTTACATGAGCGCCGTGCGGGCGCTACTTCGCGAAGGCGGTCACGACCCGGCACGCTATCACCAGGAAAGTTTCGACATTGGCGCCGATGCTGGCGCCGTGCAGCCGGCCGCACAGGCTACGGACGCCGTGAGCCAGCAGACGTACACGGTCAGGCTGTCCCGGTCCGGCAGAGCGTTCACGATGAACGCGACGGAAACGGTGCTCGCCGCCGCGAAAAAAGCGGGCGTGGCCGTGCCTTCGTCATGCAGCCAGGGCGTGTGCGGCACCTGCAAGACGAAACTGCTCGAAGGCAGCGTCGACATGCAACACAACGGCGGCATACGTGACAGGGAAGTCGTCAAAGGGCTGAGACTGCTGTGTTGCAGCCGTCCTACGTCCGATCTGGTGCTGGAGCTTTGA
- a CDS encoding M24 family metallopeptidase: MCSARVLQQGELLAFDTDMVGPIGYCADISRTWTVGHVRPTDEQRKLYEAAYSQVHFNMDLLSPGMTFREFSEKAWKIPDVYLKNRYSCIAHGIGMVDEYPSVAHQVDWASGGYGGRFEAGMTLCVESYIGADGGAQGVKLEQQVVLTENGCMPLTSSAFETDWL; the protein is encoded by the coding sequence ATGTGTTCCGCACGCGTATTGCAGCAGGGGGAACTCCTCGCGTTCGACACCGATATGGTCGGGCCAATCGGCTATTGCGCCGATATCTCCCGGACCTGGACGGTCGGGCATGTCCGGCCGACGGACGAACAGCGCAAGCTATATGAAGCAGCGTATTCGCAAGTGCATTTCAACATGGATCTGCTGAGTCCCGGCATGACGTTTCGCGAGTTCTCGGAGAAGGCGTGGAAGATCCCCGACGTGTATCTGAAGAACCGGTATAGCTGCATCGCGCACGGCATCGGCATGGTGGACGAATATCCGTCTGTCGCACATCAGGTGGACTGGGCGAGTGGCGGCTATGGCGGACGTTTCGAAGCGGGCATGACGCTCTGTGTCGAAAGTTATATCGGCGCCGACGGTGGGGCGCAGGGAGTTAAACTGGAACAGCAGGTCGTGCTGACGGAAAACGGCTGTATGCCGCTGACGTCGTCCGCGTTTGAAACGGACTGGCTGTGA
- a CDS encoding aromatic ring-hydroxylating oxygenase subunit alpha — MSEVQRKTHGDLIRSRRSGHGMPGELFGRQDVFETDLDVFFHRHWILAGVTADVPEPGDVSVVDIGNASIIIVRDDDENVRTYRNVCRHRGARLKEPGKSTVGMLVCPYHQWTYDLDGSLRHASHMGKDFDATCRSLLPVHTKIIGTHIFVCLADDPPSDIARLEATMTPRFAPYDLQNTKIAFEQEIIENGNWKLVIENNRECYHCAGTHPELTASFLPEDFGFCPDNLSEESLRALEAYKARNAACQASWERDGFTSAAVEWLDEDAVTQFRTQQLVIAGNGESQTLSTQVASRRLFGNLQRRDLGDTHLWTHNSWTHVMSDHAVISYIIPLAPDKTLVRSKWLVHADAVEGVDYQVPDLTEVWIATNTQDKHLVEITHEGTQDPAYTPGTFSPFTETYVDQFSRWYAARLRAHGI, encoded by the coding sequence ATGTCCGAGGTACAACGCAAAACGCATGGCGACCTGATTCGCAGCCGTCGCTCCGGTCATGGCATGCCTGGAGAGCTGTTCGGGCGCCAGGATGTGTTCGAGACCGATCTCGATGTCTTCTTTCACCGGCACTGGATACTCGCCGGCGTCACGGCAGATGTTCCCGAGCCGGGCGACGTCAGCGTCGTCGATATCGGCAACGCGTCGATCATCATCGTGCGTGATGATGACGAGAACGTCCGCACCTACCGGAACGTGTGCCGCCATCGCGGCGCACGTCTGAAGGAGCCGGGCAAGTCGACGGTCGGCATGCTGGTTTGCCCGTATCACCAGTGGACTTACGATCTCGACGGCAGCCTGCGGCACGCATCGCACATGGGCAAGGACTTCGATGCCACGTGCCGCAGCCTGCTGCCTGTGCATACGAAGATTATCGGCACGCATATTTTCGTGTGTCTCGCCGACGATCCGCCCTCAGACATCGCGAGGCTCGAAGCAACGATGACGCCGCGTTTCGCGCCGTATGACCTGCAGAACACGAAGATTGCGTTCGAGCAGGAAATCATTGAAAACGGTAACTGGAAACTCGTGATCGAAAATAACCGCGAGTGTTATCACTGCGCGGGCACGCATCCGGAATTGACCGCGTCTTTTCTACCCGAGGACTTTGGCTTTTGTCCTGACAATCTCAGTGAAGAATCACTGCGCGCGCTCGAAGCCTACAAGGCGCGCAACGCAGCATGTCAGGCGAGTTGGGAGCGGGACGGCTTCACGAGTGCTGCCGTCGAATGGCTCGACGAAGATGCCGTCACGCAGTTCAGGACGCAACAACTGGTGATTGCGGGCAACGGCGAGTCGCAAACGCTCAGCACGCAGGTGGCGAGCAGGCGGCTGTTCGGCAATCTGCAGCGCCGTGATCTCGGCGATACGCATCTCTGGACGCATAACTCATGGACCCATGTGATGAGCGATCATGCGGTGATCAGCTACATCATTCCGCTTGCACCGGACAAGACGCTGGTGCGCTCGAAGTGGCTCGTGCATGCCGATGCCGTTGAAGGCGTCGACTATCAGGTGCCGGACCTGACGGAAGTGTGGATCGCGACCAACACGCAGGACAAGCACCTGGTCGAAATCACGCATGAAGGGACGCAGGACCCAGCCTATACGCCGGGCACGTTCTCGCCGTTCACGGAAACCTACGTGGATCAGTTTTCGCGCTGGTACGCAGCGCGTTTGCGCGCCCACGGCATCTGA
- a CDS encoding LysR substrate-binding domain-containing protein — protein sequence MKPPIAGKGYRRLIPSMTALVEFESVARFGSFTVAANELGVTQAAVSRQVKFLEDTLGVRLFHRLHRSIELTEEGEALYLVVAESMQKIAGVFDRLASGPLQQELVLAATSAFSHFRLLPRLASLKHAHPNLQLRLSTQMFTADLRHKEIDVAVRFGDGRWGDGTASLLFDEEVFPVCSPEWVKSRGMPTSLQDVANEALIESDSTSEGWMGWEEWFGAVGLRALRLNFALRCSLYTDAIQAARYGQGIALGWGRLVHDLVDAGELVRLPVASLKTNDAYFIVVPHGRTVTPAIHGLIDWLRNDTLA from the coding sequence ATGAAACCGCCCATTGCAGGGAAAGGCTACCGCCGGCTCATTCCGTCGATGACGGCGCTAGTGGAGTTCGAATCGGTTGCCCGGTTTGGCAGCTTTACCGTGGCGGCGAATGAGCTTGGCGTCACACAGGCGGCCGTCAGCCGGCAGGTCAAATTCCTCGAGGACACGCTCGGTGTTCGCCTCTTTCATCGACTCCATCGTTCCATCGAGCTGACGGAAGAAGGGGAGGCGCTCTATCTGGTCGTCGCCGAATCGATGCAGAAAATCGCGGGCGTGTTCGACCGGCTCGCCAGCGGACCGCTGCAGCAGGAGCTGGTGCTGGCGGCGACATCGGCGTTTTCGCATTTCCGGCTGCTGCCGCGTCTTGCATCGCTCAAGCATGCGCACCCGAACCTTCAGCTGCGCCTGTCCACGCAGATGTTCACTGCCGACCTGCGGCATAAGGAGATCGACGTCGCCGTGCGCTTCGGCGACGGTAGATGGGGCGACGGCACGGCGAGCCTGCTGTTCGACGAAGAGGTGTTTCCCGTGTGCTCGCCCGAGTGGGTGAAATCGCGCGGCATGCCCACATCGTTGCAGGACGTCGCGAACGAAGCGCTGATCGAATCGGATTCCACCTCGGAAGGCTGGATGGGGTGGGAGGAATGGTTCGGCGCCGTGGGCCTGCGCGCGCTGCGCCTGAACTTCGCGCTGCGCTGCAGTTTGTACACGGACGCAATTCAGGCGGCGCGCTACGGCCAGGGCATCGCGCTCGGCTGGGGAAGGCTGGTCCACGATCTGGTCGATGCGGGGGAACTGGTGAGGCTGCCCGTCGCATCGCTCAAAACCAACGATGCGTACTTCATCGTCGTGCCGCATGGGCGGACTGTCACGCCCGCCATCCACGGTCTGATCGACTGGCTGCGCAACGATACGCTCGCATAA
- a CDS encoding cupin domain-containing protein: MTTAQLRDEMVLFGLNVNGPRRWYSIDERDWRPMKIGETALPGFFWIPVAEDECGAWTSYWMRLEPGARSLAHRHDSTELILILDGVFTDDDGTDFLPGQTVCYAAGSRHSTSSAQGCTVLVVAHSGSTVVSREQG; this comes from the coding sequence ATGACCACCGCACAGCTACGCGATGAAATGGTGCTCTTCGGGCTGAACGTCAACGGCCCGCGCCGCTGGTACTCGATCGACGAACGCGACTGGCGGCCGATGAAGATCGGCGAGACCGCGCTGCCCGGCTTTTTCTGGATTCCCGTCGCCGAAGACGAATGCGGCGCGTGGACCAGCTACTGGATGCGTCTGGAGCCAGGTGCGCGCTCGCTGGCGCACCGGCACGACTCGACGGAACTGATCCTGATACTCGATGGCGTATTCACGGACGACGACGGCACCGATTTCCTTCCCGGACAAACGGTGTGCTACGCGGCGGGCTCGCGGCATAGCACGTCGTCGGCGCAAGGATGCACGGTGCTGGTCGTCGCGCATAGCGGCTCGACGGTTGTCTCTCGCGAGCAGGGCTGA
- a CDS encoding branched-chain amino acid ABC transporter substrate-binding protein has protein sequence MSHISRRSCIATLTALALALASHAGFAQQVVKIGVSAPLTGLGAPNGKDIENGVRLAVEEANTQHIKLGGQDVTFELDSVDDQGDPRVGVQVAQKLVDDGVVAVVGYYNSGVALPSSPIFAKAGIPLIDPAATNPAITRQGLKNVFRIIATDAQNSGSAGKYAVTVTKAQRIAVMDDRTAFGQGAVDEFKKAVVAAGGQIVAAEYTQDKAVEFNAQLTNIKAANADLLYFGGLDNQAALLTKRMRQLGMRAQFVGSGGIADSIFIRVAGSAAEGAMAWEYGRPVESLPRGKAFAEKFKKRFGADTLTYAPFAYDCAWVAIHAMRQANSAKPDVFMPALRATQYDGITGKIEFDAYGDLKHPTSTLYQVKNGKWVPVTTVSAE, from the coding sequence ATGTCTCACATCTCACGCAGATCTTGTATCGCCACGCTGACGGCGCTGGCGTTGGCGCTGGCCAGTCATGCGGGCTTCGCGCAGCAGGTCGTGAAGATCGGCGTATCCGCGCCGTTGACAGGCCTCGGCGCGCCCAACGGCAAGGACATCGAGAACGGCGTGCGGCTCGCCGTCGAGGAAGCGAACACGCAGCACATCAAGCTGGGTGGACAGGACGTCACCTTCGAACTCGATTCCGTCGACGATCAGGGCGACCCGCGCGTGGGCGTGCAGGTCGCGCAGAAACTGGTCGACGACGGCGTCGTGGCTGTGGTCGGCTACTACAACTCCGGCGTCGCGTTGCCCTCGTCGCCGATCTTCGCCAAAGCGGGCATTCCGCTGATCGATCCCGCCGCGACCAATCCCGCCATTACGCGGCAAGGGCTGAAGAACGTGTTCCGCATCATTGCCACCGATGCGCAGAACTCCGGCAGCGCGGGCAAGTACGCCGTCACGGTGACGAAGGCGCAGCGCATCGCCGTGATGGACGACCGCACGGCGTTCGGCCAGGGCGCGGTGGACGAATTCAAGAAGGCGGTCGTGGCGGCGGGCGGCCAGATTGTCGCGGCGGAATACACGCAGGACAAGGCCGTCGAATTCAATGCGCAGCTCACGAACATCAAGGCCGCCAACGCCGATCTGCTGTACTTCGGCGGCCTCGACAATCAGGCGGCGCTGCTGACCAAGCGCATGAGGCAGCTTGGCATGCGCGCGCAATTCGTCGGCAGCGGCGGCATTGCCGACAGCATCTTCATCAGAGTGGCGGGCAGCGCGGCGGAAGGCGCGATGGCGTGGGAGTATGGACGGCCCGTCGAGTCCTTGCCGCGCGGCAAGGCATTCGCTGAGAAGTTCAAGAAGCGCTTCGGCGCGGACACGCTGACCTACGCGCCATTCGCGTATGACTGCGCGTGGGTGGCGATCCACGCGATGCGGCAGGCGAACTCCGCGAAGCCCGACGTGTTCATGCCCGCGCTGCGCGCGACGCAGTACGACGGCATCACGGGCAAGATCGAGTTCGACGCATACGGCGATCTCAAGCATCCGACCTCGACGCTGTATCAGGTGAAGAACGGCAAATGGGTGCCCGTGACGACGGTCAGCGCCGAATAG
- a CDS encoding GlxA family transcriptional regulator: MSSDTLHFKAGTSANSATSRPLRFGIVLLPNFTLTAFSGFVDLLRLASDEGDMSRPVRCSWTIVGESLVPVRASCGIQVAPWTTFDEAGEFDYVVVVGGLLHSGPSASRATLQFIQHAATTPATLVGICTGVFALMRADVMDGYRICVSWFHYWDFVERFPGVDERNLVADRLFVIDRRRITCSGGRASIDVAAAILLRHVEATIVQKALRIMLVDDAQKGNAPQPHPPGLEPATHPKVRRAILLMEQHIGQPLSLADLAQRLEMSVRQLERLFAAETGKSPHAYGRQIRIRMASWLLTSSDRTVADIATSCGFSDASHLGREFRKEFGESPVAYRVARPQSHASALAAG; encoded by the coding sequence ATGTCGAGCGACACACTTCATTTCAAAGCGGGCACTTCGGCCAATTCAGCGACATCGCGGCCATTGCGCTTTGGCATCGTGCTGTTGCCGAACTTCACGCTGACGGCGTTCTCCGGTTTCGTCGATCTGCTCAGGCTCGCCAGCGACGAAGGCGACATGAGCCGGCCCGTGCGCTGTTCGTGGACTATCGTTGGCGAATCGCTGGTGCCCGTTAGGGCGAGTTGCGGCATTCAGGTCGCGCCGTGGACGACCTTCGACGAAGCGGGCGAGTTCGATTATGTCGTGGTGGTGGGCGGCCTGTTGCACTCGGGGCCGTCGGCGAGTCGCGCCACGCTCCAGTTCATCCAGCACGCGGCGACGACGCCCGCAACGCTGGTTGGCATCTGCACGGGCGTATTCGCGTTGATGCGCGCCGACGTGATGGACGGCTATCGCATCTGCGTGAGCTGGTTTCACTATTGGGATTTCGTCGAGCGCTTTCCGGGCGTCGATGAACGCAATCTGGTTGCGGACCGGCTGTTCGTGATCGACCGGCGGCGTATTACCTGTTCGGGCGGACGCGCGTCGATCGATGTCGCCGCGGCGATACTGCTGCGCCATGTCGAGGCGACCATCGTGCAGAAGGCGCTGCGCATCATGCTGGTCGACGACGCACAAAAGGGTAACGCGCCGCAGCCACATCCACCGGGACTCGAACCGGCAACGCATCCGAAGGTGCGCCGCGCGATCCTGCTGATGGAGCAGCACATCGGCCAGCCGTTGAGCCTCGCCGACCTTGCGCAGCGGCTGGAGATGTCGGTCAGGCAACTGGAGCGTCTGTTCGCCGCAGAGACGGGCAAGTCGCCGCATGCGTATGGCCGGCAGATCCGCATCCGGATGGCGTCGTGGCTGCTGACGAGTTCGGACCGCACGGTCGCGGATATCGCGACGTCTTGCGGCTTTTCCGACGCTTCGCATCTTGGCCGCGAGTTCAGGAAGGAATTCGGCGAATCGCCCGTCGCGTATCGCGTGGCGCGTCCGCAAAGCCATGCATCGGCATTGGCTGCAGGCTGA
- a CDS encoding pyrroline-5-carboxylate reductase, translating into MRLGFIGTGTITQAVVSGMLSLGVPFERIALSPRNEKTAAALAARDARIRVCASNQAVLDDSGVVCLAVVPQIAQDVLGALTFDARHHVISFMAGVSLEQLRALTRTGGKVVRTVPLPAVAQGKGSTAICPADEVARAIFAPLGEAVEVDSEAKFDALSAVTATMASFYAVLEAQASWLVEQGLDYADARAFLSGYCVGLANDTTRTAEAFSAMLAHSMTPGGINEQLHNALSRQGAYALYHDALDRVLRRISGRASGG; encoded by the coding sequence ATGCGACTAGGTTTTATCGGCACGGGCACGATCACACAGGCCGTCGTGAGCGGCATGCTCAGCCTCGGCGTGCCCTTCGAGCGGATTGCGCTGTCGCCGCGCAATGAAAAAACGGCGGCGGCATTGGCCGCGCGCGATGCGCGTATCCGCGTTTGCGCGAGCAATCAGGCGGTGCTGGACGACTCAGGCGTCGTTTGCCTCGCAGTGGTGCCGCAAATCGCGCAAGACGTGCTGGGCGCGCTCACCTTCGATGCGCGGCATCACGTGATCAGTTTCATGGCGGGCGTCTCGCTGGAGCAGTTGCGCGCGCTCACCCGCACGGGCGGCAAAGTCGTGCGCACGGTGCCGCTGCCTGCCGTTGCGCAGGGCAAGGGCAGCACGGCGATCTGCCCGGCCGACGAGGTCGCCAGAGCGATCTTCGCGCCGCTCGGCGAAGCCGTCGAAGTGGATAGCGAAGCGAAGTTCGACGCGCTGTCGGCCGTGACGGCGACGATGGCGAGCTTCTACGCGGTGCTCGAAGCGCAGGCGTCGTGGCTCGTCGAGCAAGGCCTCGACTATGCCGACGCGCGGGCGTTTTTGTCCGGCTATTGTGTTGGGCTCGCCAACGACACGACGCGCACGGCCGAGGCGTTTTCAGCGATGTTGGCGCACAGCATGACGCCGGGCGGCATCAACGAGCAGTTGCACAACGCGTTGTCGCGCCAGGGCGCGTATGCGCTGTACCACGACGCGCTGGACCGCGTGTTGCGGCGGATCAGCGGGCGCGCCAGCGGCGGATAA